A region of Thermobifida halotolerans DNA encodes the following proteins:
- a CDS encoding GAF domain-containing protein yields MSVSSGSHSRQGRARAPQRPSLRALHRAYDDVLGGTRSSRDLRSVVSASWGRSLRARVDPEGSAPPLVYDPDELREVRSGHPLAAVVPTLRRVLDAAVDASAQLLIVTDADGRILWREGAAPVRGAADRVLLTEGTQWREDTIGTNAMGTALATGRPVQIYAAEHLVRAYHTWTCAACPITDPDTGRLLGTVDVSGQQDSVHPAMVQLVSAASELAEKELRLRMMAADQRLRERRLPELRRLGGQPGALLSGSGRVVATHRRDDCPVALPDRVDTTGDGRVDLGGGVHGTLEPLTEGWLLRLPRPRARSSSNPSKSGRRPVSQAAAAPPSPRTLALRLLGPNAPAVRLGGRCVPVSLRHAEILALLALHPEGRTAEQLALGLYGEDGNPTTVRVEVHRLRAQLGQRVLLPRPYRLAAVPDCDLLWVRDRLAAGDVRAALAAYRGELLGRSEAPGVRTVRDEVAATLRTSVLELGDSELLWQLACRDLGREDAQVLEALVASLPRTSPRRASALERLRALLASDG; encoded by the coding sequence GTGTCCGTTTCTTCCGGGTCCCACTCTCGGCAGGGCCGCGCACGGGCACCGCAGCGGCCCTCCCTCCGCGCGCTGCACCGCGCCTACGACGACGTGCTCGGCGGCACACGAAGCAGCCGCGACCTGCGTTCCGTGGTCTCCGCGTCCTGGGGCCGCTCCCTGCGGGCCAGGGTCGATCCCGAGGGCAGCGCCCCGCCCCTGGTCTACGACCCCGACGAACTGCGCGAGGTACGCTCCGGCCATCCGCTGGCCGCCGTGGTGCCGACCCTGCGCCGCGTCTTGGACGCCGCGGTGGACGCCTCCGCCCAACTGCTCATCGTCACCGACGCCGACGGCCGCATCCTGTGGCGCGAGGGCGCCGCACCGGTGCGCGGCGCGGCCGACCGGGTGCTGCTCACCGAGGGCACCCAGTGGCGCGAGGACACCATCGGCACCAACGCCATGGGCACCGCGCTGGCCACCGGCCGGCCCGTGCAGATCTACGCGGCCGAACACCTGGTGCGCGCCTACCACACCTGGACCTGCGCGGCCTGCCCGATCACCGACCCCGACACCGGCCGCCTGCTGGGCACCGTCGACGTCAGCGGCCAGCAGGACAGCGTGCACCCGGCGATGGTGCAACTGGTGTCGGCCGCGTCCGAGCTCGCCGAGAAGGAACTGCGGCTGCGGATGATGGCCGCGGACCAGCGGCTGCGGGAACGCCGCCTGCCCGAGCTGCGCCGCCTCGGCGGACAGCCGGGGGCGCTGCTCAGCGGGAGCGGCCGCGTCGTCGCCACGCACCGGCGCGATGACTGCCCCGTCGCACTGCCCGACCGGGTGGACACCACCGGCGACGGCCGCGTCGACCTGGGCGGCGGCGTGCACGGCACGCTGGAGCCGCTGACCGAGGGGTGGCTGCTGCGGCTGCCCCGGCCACGGGCGCGCTCCTCGTCCAATCCCTCGAAGTCCGGTCGGCGGCCGGTGTCCCAGGCAGCGGCCGCGCCGCCCTCCCCCCGGACGCTGGCCCTGCGCCTGCTGGGTCCGAACGCTCCCGCGGTCCGGCTGGGCGGCCGGTGCGTCCCGGTGTCGCTGCGGCACGCCGAGATCCTGGCCCTGCTGGCGCTGCACCCGGAGGGACGCACCGCCGAGCAGCTCGCCCTGGGGCTCTACGGCGAGGACGGCAACCCCACCACCGTCCGCGTCGAGGTGCACCGGCTACGCGCCCAGCTCGGCCAGCGCGTCCTGCTGCCCCGCCCCTACCGGCTCGCCGCCGTCCCCGACTGCGACCTGCTATGGGTGCGCGACCGGCTCGCCGCGGGCGACGTGCGCGCGGCCCTGGCCGCCTACCGGGGCGAGCTGCTGGGCCGCTCGGAGGCGCCCGGCGTCCGCACGGTGCGCGACGAGGTCGCGGCCACCCTGCGCACCAGTGTCCTGGAACTCGGCGACAGCGAGCTGCTGTGGCAGCTCGCCTGCCGCGACCTGGGCCGGGAGGACGCACAGGTGCTGGAGGCCCTGGTCGCGTCCCTGCCCCGCACCTCCCCGCGCCGGGCCAGCGCGCTCGAACGGCTCCGCGCCCTGCTGGCGTCCGACGGTTAG